Proteins co-encoded in one Hymenobacter swuensis DY53 genomic window:
- the alaS gene encoding alanine--tRNA ligase, with translation MSLPTASHVRQQFLDFFASKGHHIVPSAPIVVKDDPTLLFINSGMAPFKDYFLGNKPAPFKRIADTQKCLRVSGKHNDLEEVGYDTYHHTMFEMLGNWSFGDYFKKDAIAWAWELLTDVYKLEKDRLYVTYFEGDKADGTSADTETQDLWRQYTTDDRILPGNKKDNFWEMGDTGPCGPCTEIHIDLRSEEERAQKPGRELVNADHPQVVEIWNNVFMEFQRLADKSLIKLPEQSVDTGMGFERLMMAVSGVKSNYDTDVFQPLIKFIANEVGLEYHGTAPATVNDQPATENEKTDIAIRVIADHIRTISFAISDGQLPSNVKAGYVIRRILRRAVRYAFSSLGQKQPFLYKIVPVLADQMAGIFPELKQQQQFVQRVVEEEEIAFLKTLENGLRRLETLEEGFRQNGSRIDGKTAFELSDTFGFPLDLTALIAREKGLSVDEEGFKKELEQQKSRSRNAQETEQSDWTVVREFEEQPAFVGYDQEQALARILRYRRTDRKGKTEYQVVLDQTPFYAESGGQIGDTGYLESPLSKVRVLDTKKENDLIVHTVLELPEDLDAEFTARYDHARRAQIQRNHTATHLLQAALREVVGSHVAQKGSLVNEKLLRFDFSHFTKVTDDQLRQVETLVNARIRQQIPLDERRNVPINDAKALGATALFGEKYGEFVRVITFDREFSVELCGGTHVRTTGDIGFFKITSESAVGAGVRRIEAVTAEAAEAFVNQQLDLLAQVREALGNPQHLIPGIEKQTEEIATLRKQIENFAQQSINQQKDQLVGQVKALHGVNFLAAQVQATSADGLKTLAFNLRQAVPNLVAVLGAEIDGKPQLAVMLDDELAKGGKLNASTLVRELAKEIQGGGGGQPFFATAGGKNAAGLGAAIAKAEGLIDGLLAG, from the coding sequence ATGTCACTCCCTACCGCCTCCCACGTCCGCCAGCAGTTCCTGGACTTCTTTGCCTCTAAAGGCCACCACATCGTGCCCTCGGCCCCCATTGTGGTGAAGGACGACCCCACGCTGCTGTTCATCAACTCGGGCATGGCCCCGTTCAAGGACTATTTCCTGGGCAACAAGCCCGCGCCCTTCAAGCGCATTGCCGACACCCAGAAGTGCCTGCGCGTGAGCGGCAAGCACAACGACCTGGAAGAGGTGGGTTACGATACCTACCACCACACCATGTTCGAGATGCTCGGCAACTGGTCGTTTGGGGATTACTTCAAGAAGGACGCCATTGCCTGGGCCTGGGAGCTGCTCACCGACGTGTACAAGCTGGAAAAGGACCGCCTCTACGTGACCTATTTTGAGGGTGACAAGGCCGACGGCACCTCTGCCGACACCGAAACCCAGGACCTCTGGCGCCAATACACCACCGACGACCGGATTCTGCCTGGCAACAAGAAGGACAACTTCTGGGAGATGGGCGACACGGGTCCGTGCGGCCCCTGCACCGAAATCCACATCGACCTGCGCTCCGAGGAGGAGCGGGCCCAGAAGCCCGGCCGTGAGCTGGTAAACGCTGACCACCCGCAGGTGGTGGAAATCTGGAATAACGTGTTCATGGAGTTCCAGCGCCTGGCCGATAAGAGCCTGATCAAGCTGCCCGAGCAGAGCGTGGACACCGGCATGGGCTTCGAGCGCCTGATGATGGCCGTGTCGGGCGTGAAGTCCAATTACGACACCGACGTATTTCAGCCGCTGATCAAGTTCATTGCCAATGAGGTAGGCCTGGAATACCACGGCACGGCCCCGGCCACCGTGAATGACCAGCCGGCCACCGAAAACGAGAAAACGGACATTGCCATCCGCGTTATTGCCGACCACATCCGCACCATCAGCTTCGCCATTTCCGATGGGCAGCTGCCGAGCAACGTGAAGGCCGGCTACGTGATTCGGCGGATTCTGCGTCGGGCCGTGCGCTACGCGTTTTCGTCGCTGGGCCAGAAGCAGCCCTTCCTCTACAAGATTGTGCCCGTGCTGGCCGACCAGATGGCCGGCATCTTCCCCGAGCTCAAGCAGCAGCAGCAGTTTGTGCAGCGCGTGGTGGAGGAAGAAGAAATTGCCTTCCTCAAAACCCTCGAAAACGGTCTGCGCCGCCTGGAAACCTTGGAAGAAGGCTTCCGCCAGAACGGCAGCCGTATCGACGGCAAAACCGCCTTCGAGCTGTCCGATACCTTCGGCTTCCCGCTCGACCTCACCGCCCTCATTGCCCGCGAAAAGGGTTTGAGCGTGGACGAGGAAGGCTTCAAGAAGGAGCTGGAGCAGCAGAAAAGCCGCAGCCGTAACGCCCAGGAAACCGAGCAGAGCGACTGGACCGTGGTGCGCGAATTCGAAGAGCAGCCCGCCTTCGTAGGCTACGACCAGGAGCAGGCCCTGGCCCGCATCCTGCGCTACCGCCGCACCGACCGCAAAGGCAAAACCGAGTACCAGGTGGTGCTCGACCAGACGCCGTTCTACGCCGAGTCGGGCGGGCAGATTGGCGACACCGGCTACCTGGAGTCGCCGCTGAGCAAGGTGCGCGTGCTCGACACGAAAAAGGAAAACGACCTCATCGTGCACACCGTGCTGGAGCTGCCCGAAGACCTCGACGCCGAGTTCACAGCCCGCTACGACCACGCCCGCCGCGCCCAGATTCAGCGCAACCACACCGCCACCCACCTGCTGCAGGCTGCCTTGCGCGAGGTGGTGGGCAGTCACGTGGCCCAGAAAGGCTCACTCGTGAACGAGAAGCTGCTGCGCTTCGACTTCTCGCACTTCACCAAAGTAACCGACGACCAGCTGCGTCAGGTGGAAACGCTGGTCAACGCCCGCATCCGGCAGCAGATTCCGCTGGATGAGCGCCGCAACGTGCCCATCAACGACGCCAAAGCCCTTGGGGCCACGGCCTTGTTTGGGGAGAAGTATGGCGAGTTCGTGCGCGTCATCACCTTCGACCGGGAGTTTTCGGTGGAGCTGTGCGGCGGCACCCACGTGCGCACCACCGGCGACATCGGCTTCTTCAAAATCACGAGTGAAAGCGCCGTGGGCGCGGGCGTGCGCCGCATTGAGGCCGTGACGGCCGAGGCCGCCGAAGCCTTCGTGAACCAGCAGCTGGACTTGCTGGCCCAGGTGCGCGAGGCCCTCGGCAACCCCCAGCACCTGATTCCCGGCATCGAGAAGCAGACCGAGGAAATTGCCACCCTGCGCAAGCAGATCGAAAACTTCGCTCAGCAGAGCATCAACCAGCAGAAAGACCAGCTGGTGGGCCAGGTGAAGGCCCTGCACGGCGTAAACTTCCTCGCCGCCCAGGTGCAGGCCACCTCGGCCGACGGCCTCAAAACCCTGGCCTTTAACCTCCGCCAGGCCGTGCCCAACCTCGTAGCCGTGCTCGGCGCCGAAATCGACGGTAAGCCCCAGCTGGCCGTGATGCTCGACGACGAGCTGGCCAAAGGCGGCAAGCTCAACGCCAGCACCCTGGTGCGTGAGCTGGCCAAGGAAATCCAGGGCGGTGGCGGCGGGCAGCCGTTCTTCGCCACGGCCGGTGGCAAGAACGCGGCCGGTTTGGGCGCCGCCATTGCCAAAGCCGAAGGCCTGATTGACGGGCTGCTGGCCGGGTAG
- a CDS encoding energy transducer TonB: MEKTYYLPSGKLLSFEGFLNRRPRVRHGAYMEYHTSGKMRLQESYVLGQGQGPRLTYYPTGVLRRREQVAPGQPTTGECFGPDGQVVRYFPYQQMPVYPGDTAVLLRELQQNIKYPHEALIAHVQGVVVVKFLVTTEGRVKDIRPEPPPANADADLKRVYGFLQEEAVQAVRKLKPFVPGRLDGELVETVYSAPVTFSLE, from the coding sequence ATGGAGAAAACGTACTATCTGCCCAGCGGTAAGCTGCTGTCGTTTGAGGGCTTCCTGAACCGCCGCCCCCGCGTGCGCCACGGGGCGTACATGGAATACCATACATCCGGGAAAATGCGCCTGCAGGAAAGCTACGTGCTGGGGCAGGGGCAGGGGCCGCGCCTCACGTACTACCCCACGGGCGTTCTGCGCCGCCGCGAACAGGTAGCCCCCGGTCAGCCCACGACGGGCGAGTGTTTCGGGCCCGACGGACAGGTGGTGCGTTATTTTCCCTACCAGCAAATGCCCGTATATCCTGGGGATACCGCAGTCCTGCTACGGGAATTGCAACAGAATATAAAGTATCCGCATGAGGCGTTGATAGCGCACGTGCAAGGTGTGGTTGTAGTGAAGTTTTTGGTGACTACTGAGGGCCGGGTAAAAGACATCCGGCCGGAACCGCCACCCGCCAACGCCGACGCTGATCTGAAGCGTGTGTATGGCTTTCTGCAGGAAGAAGCCGTGCAGGCAGTGCGCAAGCTGAAGCCGTTTGTCCCCGGCCGTCTGGATGGTGAGCTGGTTGAAACCGTCTACTCGGCTCCGGTTACTTTTAGCCTGGAGTAA
- a CDS encoding energy transducer TonB — protein MKNYVMALGLTLSSLGALAQQAATETATKTEYFDKTDAVLPSAEGADYRKVTEPDASGGGTVRTFFVSGKPRSLAVYEDLDRHIVHGTSEGWYESGQLSWRYPYEHGKAVDRHESFYQTGQVQYRQLYVAGKREGELVLYYPDGTLKRQEMYVDNERTTGVCYNNQGQEIAFSEYEVMPVFPGGQEALLRYIGQNTHYPGKALRRNVQGKVFVKFIVDTTGQVQQVMVSKGVDALLDAEALRVVQGIPKFIPGRQDGRPVRVYFTVPITFAINNTPLFRRRPPQTL, from the coding sequence GTGAAAAATTATGTAATGGCACTGGGGCTCACGCTCAGCAGCCTTGGCGCGCTGGCCCAGCAGGCAGCCACCGAAACCGCCACAAAAACTGAATATTTCGATAAAACGGATGCTGTTTTGCCTTCAGCAGAGGGCGCAGACTACCGTAAAGTGACGGAGCCAGATGCTTCGGGTGGGGGTACGGTACGCACGTTCTTTGTGAGTGGTAAGCCCCGTTCCCTTGCCGTGTACGAAGACCTTGACCGGCACATTGTCCATGGGACGAGTGAAGGGTGGTACGAGAGCGGTCAGCTCAGCTGGCGCTACCCCTATGAGCACGGTAAGGCAGTAGACCGGCACGAAAGTTTCTACCAGACCGGGCAGGTACAGTATCGTCAGTTGTATGTGGCCGGCAAGCGGGAAGGAGAGCTGGTGCTGTACTACCCCGATGGTACGCTCAAGCGTCAGGAAATGTACGTGGATAATGAGCGTACCACCGGCGTCTGTTATAACAACCAGGGGCAGGAAATTGCCTTTTCTGAGTACGAGGTGATGCCCGTTTTTCCGGGCGGACAGGAAGCATTACTGCGCTACATTGGTCAGAACACGCACTATCCCGGCAAGGCCCTGCGCCGGAATGTGCAGGGTAAGGTATTCGTTAAGTTTATAGTGGATACCACCGGCCAGGTGCAGCAGGTGATGGTGTCGAAAGGGGTTGACGCGTTATTGGATGCGGAGGCGTTGCGGGTGGTACAAGGCATTCCGAAATTCATACCAGGCCGCCAAGACGGCCGGCCGGTACGGGTGTATTTCACGGTGCCAATCACCTTTGCCATCAACAACACCCCCCTGTTCCGGCGGCGGCCACCCCAGACGCTCTAA